Proteins encoded in a region of the Methanobrevibacter millerae genome:
- the trpA gene encoding tryptophan synthase subunit alpha, whose protein sequence is MSRIPNAFKNGTAFIGFLTAGDPTIEKTVEYILAMDEAGCDLIEIGIPFSDPMAEGVVIQDANVRALKHNTTTDDVFEIVKKVRQKTDVPLVFLTYINPVFFYGYEEFFKKCNEYGVDGIISPDLPYEEKGEIADIAAQNGVDVISLIAPTSKERIQMIASDATGFIYVVSSLGVTGMRSEIKTDLNAIISDIKDVCDIPVAVGFGINTPEQASKISKISDGVIVGSAIVKIIEEHGENASEALKEYVSDMKNACIQ, encoded by the coding sequence ATGAGTAGAATACCAAATGCATTTAAAAATGGAACAGCATTCATTGGATTTTTAACCGCAGGGGATCCTACAATTGAAAAAACTGTGGAATACATTTTAGCTATGGATGAGGCGGGTTGTGATTTGATTGAAATAGGTATTCCATTTTCTGATCCTATGGCTGAAGGTGTTGTAATTCAGGATGCTAACGTGCGTGCTCTAAAACACAATACAACAACTGATGACGTATTTGAAATTGTTAAAAAGGTTCGCCAGAAAACTGATGTTCCATTAGTATTTTTAACTTATATCAATCCTGTATTTTTCTATGGCTATGAAGAGTTCTTTAAGAAATGCAATGAATATGGTGTTGATGGAATAATTTCACCGGATTTACCCTATGAGGAGAAAGGTGAAATTGCAGATATTGCGGCTCAAAATGGTGTTGACGTAATTTCACTTATAGCACCAACTTCCAAAGAAAGAATTCAGATGATAGCTTCTGATGCAACAGGTTTTATTTATGTTGTATCCTCATTGGGAGTAACTGGAATGCGTTCTGAAATTAAGACAGATTTAAATGCCATAATTTCAGACATTAAGGATGTGTGTGATATACCTGTTGCTGTCGGGTTTGGTATCAACACTCCAGAACAAGCATCAAAAATTTCTAAAATCTCTGATGGTGTAATTGTTGGAAGTGCTATTGTTAAAATCATTGAGGAGCATGGTGAAAATGCTTCAGAAGCATTAAAGGAATATGTGTCTGATATGAAAAATGCATGTATCCAATAA
- the pcn gene encoding proliferating cell nuclear antigen (pcna) encodes MFKAELSDSSILKTSFDAISSIVDEVQIQTDSEGMRLDALDRSHITFVHLELKSSLFDEYICDVPEKINIDTDEFMRVLKRAKSQDRVLMSVDEGNFIITFEGDATRTFKIRLIDIEYDNPTPPQINHPTSFKVRFSILKDSINDIEIFSDKIALEVDEDYFIASADGEFGDASIKYLHGENIKEHEKALFSLDKIREMLKADKFSEEAEISLGTDMPLSLTLTMVTGDGKLSFLLAPRLETDE; translated from the coding sequence ATGTTTAAAGCTGAATTAAGTGATTCTAGTATTTTAAAAACCAGTTTTGATGCTATTTCATCTATTGTAGATGAGGTTCAAATCCAAACTGATAGTGAAGGTATGAGATTAGATGCCTTAGACCGTAGTCACATAACATTCGTTCATTTAGAACTCAAATCTAGTTTATTTGATGAATATATTTGTGATGTTCCTGAAAAAATCAATATTGATACTGATGAATTTATGAGAGTTCTTAAAAGGGCTAAATCTCAAGATAGAGTTTTAATGTCTGTAGATGAAGGTAATTTCATTATTACTTTTGAAGGAGATGCTACAAGAACATTTAAAATAAGATTAATTGATATCGAGTATGATAATCCTACTCCTCCTCAAATTAATCACCCAACATCATTCAAAGTTCGTTTCTCTATCTTAAAAGATTCAATCAACGATATTGAAATATTCTCAGATAAAATTGCTTTGGAAGTTGATGAAGATTACTTCATTGCATCTGCTGACGGTGAGTTCGGGGATGCCAGTATCAAGTATCTTCACGGCGAAAATATAAAAGAGCATGAAAAAGCATTATTCTCTTTAGATAAAATTAGGGAAATGCTTAAAGCAGACAAATTTTCAGAGGAAGCTGAAATTAGTTTAGGTACTGACATGCCGTTGAGTTTAACCTTGACTATGGTTACTGGTGATGGTAAACTTAGTTTCTTGCTTGCTCCAAGATTAGAAACAGATGAATAA
- a CDS encoding 50S ribosomal protein L44e, which produces MKIPKEKRTYCPHCKKHTMHELHTAKKRKASELTWGQRQFRRVTAGYRGYPRPLPAGNKPVKKLDLRAKCKECGKSHIKQSFRTGKPEFVAK; this is translated from the coding sequence ATGAAAATACCAAAAGAAAAAAGAACTTACTGTCCTCATTGTAAAAAACATACAATGCATGAACTCCACACTGCTAAAAAAAGAAAAGCTAGTGAGTTAACTTGGGGACAAAGACAATTCAGACGTGTCACTGCTGGTTACAGAGGTTATCCAAGGCCTTTACCTGCTGGAAACAAACCGGTTAAAAAATTAGACTTAAGAGCTAAATGTAAAGAATGTGGTAAATCTCACATTAAACAATCTTTCAGAACAGGAAAACCTGAATTTGTAGCAAAATAG
- a CDS encoding 30S ribosomal protein S27e: protein MVSKGRGNFLKVKCLDCDNEQIIFDRAASDVKCIICGKTLVKSRGAKAKITAHIEKVLN from the coding sequence ATGGTTAGTAAAGGTAGAGGAAACTTTTTAAAAGTTAAATGTTTAGATTGTGACAATGAACAAATAATCTTTGACCGTGCAGCTTCTGATGTTAAATGTATTATTTGTGGTAAAACTCTTGTTAAATCTCGTGGTGCTAAGGCTAAAATCACAGCACACATTGAAAAAGTTTTAAACTAA
- a CDS encoding translation initiation factor IF-2 subunit alpha, with protein MVRKSQEWPDEGELIVGTVYKVLNYGAFAKLEEYQGKEAFIHISEVSAGWVKNIRDHVRENQKIVCRVLRVNPKKGHVDASLKRIREDQRTKKIQHWKIEQKAEKFLELSAKSLDKTLDEAYDEVGYEIMDIFGDVYGAFETAADEGAESLTEEGIPQDWADAITKVAQKNITPPEVHINGYVDIETFVPNGVEIIIDALKAAEDNGDAEEEIKVQCVGAPRYRITVKSTDYILAEKALKAAAERCIAVVEESEGNGSFLRELDD; from the coding sequence ATGGTAAGAAAAAGTCAAGAATGGCCTGATGAAGGAGAACTTATTGTAGGTACTGTTTATAAAGTTCTTAATTATGGTGCATTCGCTAAATTAGAAGAATATCAAGGCAAAGAAGCTTTTATTCATATTTCTGAAGTCTCTGCTGGTTGGGTAAAAAATATTAGAGATCACGTTAGAGAAAATCAAAAGATTGTATGCCGTGTTCTAAGAGTAAACCCTAAAAAAGGACATGTGGATGCTTCTTTAAAAAGAATCCGTGAAGATCAAAGAACTAAAAAGATTCAACATTGGAAAATTGAACAAAAAGCAGAAAAATTCTTGGAATTATCTGCTAAATCCTTAGATAAGACATTGGATGAAGCTTATGATGAAGTTGGTTATGAGATTATGGACATCTTTGGTGATGTTTATGGTGCTTTTGAAACCGCCGCTGATGAAGGAGCTGAATCTTTAACTGAAGAAGGAATACCTCAAGATTGGGCTGATGCTATTACTAAAGTAGCTCAAAAGAACATTACTCCTCCGGAAGTTCATATTAACGGTTATGTGGATATTGAAACCTTTGTTCCTAATGGAGTAGAAATCATTATTGATGCTCTTAAAGCTGCTGAAGACAACGGTGATGCTGAAGAAGAAATCAAAGTCCAATGTGTTGGTGCTCCAAGATACAGAATCACTGTAAAATCAACAGATTATATCCTTGCTGAAAAAGCGCTAAAAGCTGCTGCTGAAAGATGTATTGCTGTTGTTGAAGAATCTGAAGGAAACGGTTCATTTTTAAGAGAGTTAGATGATTAG
- a CDS encoding RNA-protein complex protein Nop10, which produces MSMKMRKCPECGIYTLEDKCPKCSGELKVIYPPKFSIEDKYGKYRRILKKELRDKNESH; this is translated from the coding sequence ATGAGTATGAAAATGCGTAAATGTCCCGAATGTGGAATTTATACTTTAGAGGATAAATGCCCTAAATGTAGTGGGGAGCTTAAAGTTATTTATCCTCCAAAATTTTCTATTGAAGATAAATATGGTAAGTACCGTCGTATATTAAAAAAAGAATTAAGGGATAAAAATGAAAGCCACTGA
- a CDS encoding proteasome assembly chaperone family protein, whose amino-acid sequence MKATEITILEEVELENPIFIEALPGVGHVGKLVADHMIDELDATKFAEIYSPTFPPQVLVGEDGMIENMINELYYIRDLGEENQDIIIIGGNTQSLSPDGQYIVCSEILEFLEPFNISRIFTLGGVPTGQPIENPRVLGAASDEAHIELLKEVGVEMRSNDGGIVGASGLFLGLGMRKGIYGACLMGETPGYFIDAESAEGVLLKLAELLNFEINTEKLDERAEQTREMLAKAQQMEQDLINRANAGNADDLRYIG is encoded by the coding sequence ATGAAAGCCACTGAAATTACTATTTTAGAAGAAGTAGAATTGGAAAATCCTATTTTTATTGAAGCATTACCTGGTGTTGGTCATGTAGGTAAATTGGTTGCAGATCATATGATTGATGAACTTGATGCAACAAAATTTGCTGAAATATATTCCCCAACTTTTCCCCCTCAGGTTTTGGTTGGTGAAGACGGCATGATTGAAAACATGATTAATGAATTATATTATATCCGTGATTTAGGTGAAGAAAATCAGGATATTATTATAATTGGTGGAAATACTCAATCATTATCTCCGGATGGTCAATATATTGTTTGCAGCGAAATTTTAGAATTTTTAGAACCTTTTAATATATCTAGAATTTTCACTTTAGGCGGTGTGCCTACAGGTCAGCCTATTGAAAATCCAAGAGTATTGGGAGCAGCTAGCGACGAAGCTCACATTGAACTTTTAAAAGAAGTGGGTGTTGAAATGAGATCCAATGATGGTGGAATTGTCGGTGCTTCAGGTTTATTCTTAGGTTTAGGAATGCGCAAAGGAATATATGGGGCTTGTCTGATGGGTGAAACTCCAGGTTACTTTATCGATGCGGAGTCTGCTGAAGGCGTTTTATTGAAATTAGCAGAATTACTTAATTTTGAAATTAATACCGAAAAACTTGATGAAAGGGCTGAACAAACAAGAGAAATGTTAGCTAAAGCTCAACAAATGGAACAGGATTTAATTAATCGTGCTAATGCCGGAAACGCTGATGACTTAAGATATATTGGATAA
- a CDS encoding DUF2112 family protein gives MNIIVIPDGAMIVVPLIEKNGHNYLSPTNFSKYDNELNLNPNFRVKMSCETPSGVRGRISLLAPLLEKTDAAIILGERPQKYAPMYGVLNELILFCGNGCNNAHSLSARIVSEMDIPVLKLAYPTTRDNIIDLINRVNLFLKDFDSSISDDINTDLKKPTSKISFSDFKKILNNSI, from the coding sequence ATGAATATTATTGTTATTCCGGATGGTGCAATGATTGTTGTGCCTTTAATTGAAAAGAATGGACATAACTATTTGTCTCCAACTAATTTTTCTAAATATGATAATGAACTTAATCTCAATCCTAATTTTAGAGTTAAAATGTCCTGTGAAACGCCTTCCGGCGTTCGCGGTCGTATTTCCCTTTTAGCTCCATTGCTGGAAAAAACTGATGCTGCGATTATTCTTGGCGAAAGGCCTCAAAAATACGCACCGATGTATGGAGTTTTAAATGAACTGATTTTGTTTTGCGGCAACGGATGCAATAACGCACATTCTTTATCTGCACGCATTGTAAGTGAAATGGATATTCCTGTTTTGAAATTGGCTTATCCAACTACCCGTGATAATATTATTGATTTAATCAATCGAGTTAATTTATTCTTAAAAGATTTTGACTCATCTATCAGTGATGATATTAACACTGATTTAAAAAAACCGACATCAAAAATTTCCTTTTCTGATTTTAAAAAAATTTTAAATAATTCAATTTAA
- a CDS encoding TIGR00375 family protein — translation MLINADFHVHSCFSMASSKDMLIENIAPKARLKGLGLIGTGDGLHPKWLDIIEESTHYSGDGIYSTQNMDFIITTEIEGKNKIHHLIIIPDIDTARELSDKLPSKNKNIDGRPKTNLNGAEILELVREYDCLIGPAHAFTPWTGMYKSFDSIYDCYEKKADFVELGLSADTDMADTVGELKDFTFLSNSDAHSPWPHRLGREFNQIELKDISFSSIKHAIKHSDVNANYGLVPNLGKYHMTACTKCFKLIDPEVAKENKMKCSCGGRIKKGVDYRISEISDFKSPHHPDSRPPYVHLMPLAELISTVYDKGVTTKTVQSIWQKLIDNFGNEINVLIESEISDIEKIDSKVSNAIGAFRNHTIDIIPGGGGKYGEINIESAVKEEKKPKFVTLDNF, via the coding sequence ATGTTGATAAATGCAGATTTTCATGTTCACAGTTGTTTTTCAATGGCATCATCTAAAGACATGCTGATTGAAAATATAGCACCAAAAGCTAGACTTAAGGGTTTAGGTCTTATAGGTACTGGGGATGGTCTTCATCCTAAATGGCTGGATATTATAGAGGAAAGCACTCATTATTCTGGTGATGGAATTTATTCTACACAAAATATGGATTTTATCATAACCACTGAAATTGAAGGAAAAAATAAAATTCATCATTTAATTATTATTCCCGACATTGACACTGCAAGGGAACTTTCTGACAAATTACCTTCAAAAAATAAGAATATTGATGGAAGGCCTAAAACAAATTTAAACGGTGCTGAAATTTTAGAGCTGGTTCGTGAATATGATTGTTTAATTGGTCCTGCTCATGCATTTACTCCATGGACTGGCATGTATAAGTCTTTTGATAGTATTTATGACTGCTATGAAAAGAAAGCCGATTTTGTCGAGTTGGGCCTGTCTGCTGATACGGACATGGCCGATACGGTCGGTGAACTGAAAGACTTTACATTTTTAAGCAATTCTGATGCTCATTCTCCATGGCCTCATAGATTGGGTCGTGAGTTTAATCAAATTGAACTAAAGGATATTTCATTTTCATCAATTAAACATGCAATTAAACATTCTGATGTTAACGCAAATTATGGTCTTGTACCAAATCTGGGAAAATATCATATGACTGCATGTACAAAATGCTTTAAATTGATAGATCCTGAAGTTGCAAAGGAAAATAAAATGAAATGTAGCTGCGGTGGAAGAATTAAAAAAGGTGTGGATTATAGAATTTCTGAAATTTCTGATTTTAAAAGTCCGCACCATCCGGATTCCAGGCCACCATATGTTCATTTAATGCCATTGGCTGAGTTAATTTCAACAGTTTATGACAAGGGCGTTACAACAAAAACCGTGCAGAGCATTTGGCAGAAATTGATAGATAATTTTGGAAATGAAATTAATGTATTGATTGAAAGTGAAATTTCCGATATTGAAAAGATTGACTCAAAGGTTTCAAATGCTATTGGTGCCTTTAGAAATCATACAATCGACATAATTCCTGGGGGCGGTGGAAAATATGGTGAAATTAACATTGAATCTGCAGTAAAAGAAGAAAAAAAGCCAAAATTCGTTACTTTAGATAATTTTTAA
- the frhD gene encoding coenzyme F420-reducing hydrogenase, FrhD protein: protein MPYHAKTIVVGCGNLLFKDDGFGPIVVNLLEKYFENQTEDDFDPMVISYIENDFSKDVLKEVEDIVCDVDLSGEVKFIDAGNGATHFIFSLPDEYWEKVIVVDVVDYDAEPGSVRTFSPFEMPRDKYENVHTYAVEEPLHELSEKCEVVIVGCKPGEITTPTVDMGLTEEVEKSVPDAIRLILNEIK from the coding sequence ATGCCATATCATGCAAAAACAATTGTTGTTGGATGCGGCAATTTGCTTTTTAAGGATGATGGGTTTGGACCTATTGTTGTAAACCTGTTGGAAAAATATTTTGAAAATCAGACTGAAGATGATTTTGATCCTATGGTAATTTCATATATAGAAAATGACTTCTCAAAAGATGTGCTTAAAGAGGTTGAAGACATTGTCTGTGACGTTGATTTGTCCGGTGAGGTAAAATTCATTGATGCGGGCAATGGTGCAACTCACTTTATTTTTTCTCTTCCCGATGAGTATTGGGAAAAAGTTATTGTGGTTGATGTTGTTGACTATGATGCAGAGCCTGGAAGTGTAAGGACATTCTCTCCTTTTGAAATGCCTAGGGACAAATATGAAAATGTTCACACTTATGCTGTTGAAGAGCCACTTCATGAACTGTCTGAAAAATGTGAAGTTGTCATAGTTGGATGCAAACCTGGCGAGATTACAACACCTACTGTTGACATGGGTTTGACTGAAGAAGTTGAAAAATCTGTCCCTGATGCTATTCGTTTAATTTTAAATGAAATTAAATGA
- the frhA gene encoding coenzyme F420 hydrogenase subunit alpha, which produces MKDRVVISPTTRQEGHAELVMEVDDEGIVTKGMYLSITPVRGLEKMVLNKAPETAPVLCQRICGVCPIPHTLASAEAIDMALGIEIPKAAKLLRKATLAAHNINSAAIHHFLVAPDITDDSNFAQAVDSVSEIRKNVQYVVDMIAGEGIHPSDIRVGGMARNITPFTKDRLIERMTALRPKLEAHVEFIKNLVLEAGLPKDLGVVNQPLMAVDPLYGSNDFDMDKFSEVLPEAWYDDPEIGTKACSVIPLWEGTNVETGPRARMEKYQGFKGKGVIAQHVARADEMLKNYDACLEALDAIDPAASARADYDPRGTGELGFGIIEGPRGTNAHMAKVVDGKTAFYSAIVPTTWNIPTMGPATEGFHHEFGPHVIRAYDPCLSCATHVMVVDDEDKSILKNEMVRI; this is translated from the coding sequence TTGAAAGATAGAGTAGTTATATCTCCAACAACTCGTCAAGAAGGCCATGCCGAATTGGTCATGGAAGTTGATGATGAAGGGATAGTTACAAAAGGTATGTATTTAAGTATCACTCCGGTAAGGGGTTTAGAAAAGATGGTTCTTAACAAAGCACCTGAAACCGCTCCTGTTTTATGTCAAAGAATCTGTGGTGTTTGTCCGATTCCACACACTTTGGCTTCAGCTGAAGCGATTGATATGGCATTAGGAATTGAAATTCCTAAAGCAGCTAAATTGTTAAGAAAAGCTACTTTAGCAGCACACAACATAAACAGTGCAGCAATTCACCACTTCCTAGTTGCTCCTGATATTACTGATGACAGTAATTTCGCACAAGCAGTGGACAGTGTTTCTGAAATCAGAAAAAATGTACAGTATGTTGTTGACATGATTGCTGGTGAAGGTATTCACCCATCTGATATCAGAGTAGGTGGAATGGCTAGAAACATTACTCCATTCACTAAAGATAGATTGATTGAAAGAATGACCGCTCTCAGACCAAAACTTGAAGCTCACGTTGAATTCATTAAAAACCTTGTTTTAGAAGCAGGTTTACCTAAAGACTTAGGTGTTGTTAACCAACCTTTAATGGCTGTTGACCCACTTTACGGTTCCAATGATTTCGATATGGACAAATTCTCTGAAGTTTTACCTGAAGCATGGTATGATGATCCTGAAATTGGAACTAAAGCATGTTCAGTTATTCCTTTATGGGAAGGTACTAACGTAGAAACTGGTCCTAGAGCAAGAATGGAAAAATACCAAGGATTTAAAGGCAAAGGTGTAATTGCTCAACACGTTGCACGTGCAGACGAAATGTTGAAAAACTACGATGCATGTCTTGAAGCATTAGATGCAATTGATCCTGCAGCTTCTGCTAGAGCAGATTACGACCCAAGAGGTACTGGTGAACTTGGATTCGGTATTATCGAAGGTCCTAGAGGAACCAACGCTCACATGGCAAAAGTAGTAGACGGCAAAACTGCATTCTACTCAGCTATTGTACCAACTACTTGGAATATTCCTACTATGGGTCCTGCTACAGAAGGATTCCACCATGAGTTTGGTCCACATGTTATCAGAGCTTACGACCCATGTTTATCATGTGCTACTCACGTAATGGTAGTTGACGATGAAGACAAATCCATTCTTAAAAATGAAATGGTGAGAATCTAA
- the frhD gene encoding coenzyme F420-reducing hydrogenase, FrhD protein: MPYDSDIIVVGCGNILFKDDGFGPILINLLQKYSNDTNDYYDPVVTSYVEEDFNKNILNQIQEKFEGITLPDSIQFVDGGTAAPSNFFPLYEQYDWKKLIVLDVVEFNAEPGTVEVFDPNVMQIGKYDNPHGMTVEEPLQKISEKCEVVVVGCKPAEIPTPDVDMGLTEPVEKAVPEAIDIILNEIGVK; this comes from the coding sequence ATGCCTTATGATTCGGATATAATTGTTGTTGGATGCGGGAATATATTGTTTAAAGATGATGGATTCGGTCCTATTCTAATAAATCTATTGCAAAAATATTCCAATGACACTAATGACTATTATGATCCTGTTGTTACATCTTATGTTGAAGAAGATTTTAACAAGAACATTCTAAATCAGATACAGGAAAAGTTTGAAGGCATTACATTGCCTGACAGCATTCAATTTGTTGATGGTGGTACTGCAGCTCCTTCCAATTTTTTCCCATTGTATGAACAATATGACTGGAAAAAACTAATTGTATTGGATGTAGTGGAGTTTAATGCAGAACCGGGCACAGTTGAAGTATTTGATCCTAATGTAATGCAGATAGGAAAATATGATAATCCTCATGGAATGACCGTTGAAGAGCCTCTTCAAAAGATTTCCGAAAAGTGTGAGGTTGTTGTCGTTGGTTGCAAACCTGCTGAAATACCAACTCCGGATGTAGATATGGGTTTAACAGAACCTGTTGAAAAGGCAGTTCCTGAAGCTATAGATATTATTTTAAATGAAATTGGGGTAAAATAA
- the frhG gene encoding coenzyme F420 hydrogenase subunit gamma — protein sequence MFDKLKKAFGGSDEPEKPKVEKKVEAAPVKEEVKAEAPAETKAASNKPRIGYIHLSGCTGDAMSLTENYDILSTVLTDMVDIVYGQTLVDKWVHGTFAEEMPEMDLCLIEGSVCLQDEHSVQELLMAREKSGLIAAFGSCAVTGCFTTYARGGQQAQPKHESFLPVSSLVKVDLALPGCPVAPEMIAKTVVALCEGDLDYLKPAMDWAACDKGCGCDVLTNVIRQGLCSGCGTCGLACPTRAMGYSEGRPSCDKDRCIKCGTCYMMCPRSWLPEGRIKKETGL from the coding sequence ATGTTTGATAAATTGAAAAAAGCTTTTGGCGGTTCAGATGAACCAGAAAAACCAAAAGTAGAAAAAAAAGTTGAAGCTGCTCCTGTTAAAGAAGAAGTTAAAGCAGAAGCTCCTGCAGAAACTAAAGCTGCTTCAAACAAACCACGTATTGGTTACATACACTTAAGTGGTTGTACTGGAGATGCAATGTCTTTAACTGAAAACTATGACATTTTATCTACTGTTTTAACTGATATGGTTGATATTGTATACGGACAAACTTTAGTGGACAAATGGGTACACGGTACTTTCGCTGAAGAAATGCCTGAAATGGATTTATGTTTAATCGAAGGATCTGTTTGTTTACAAGATGAACACAGTGTTCAAGAACTTTTAATGGCAAGAGAAAAATCCGGTTTAATCGCTGCATTTGGATCTTGTGCTGTAACTGGTTGTTTTACTACCTACGCACGTGGTGGTCAACAAGCACAACCTAAACACGAATCATTCTTGCCTGTTAGTTCATTAGTTAAAGTTGATTTAGCACTTCCTGGTTGTCCTGTAGCTCCTGAAATGATTGCAAAAACTGTTGTTGCTTTATGTGAAGGTGACTTAGATTACTTAAAACCAGCAATGGATTGGGCTGCATGTGATAAAGGATGTGGTTGTGATGTATTAACTAACGTAATCCGTCAAGGATTATGTTCTGGATGTGGAACTTGTGGTCTCGCTTGTCCAACAAGGGCAATGGGATACTCTGAAGGTAGACCAAGCTGTGATAAAGACAGATGTATCAAATGTGGAACTTGTTACATGATGTGTCCAAGGTCATGGTTACCTGAAGGAAGAATTAAAAAGGAAACAGGACTTTAG
- the frhB gene encoding coenzyme F420 hydrogenase subunit beta, with protein MPLGTYKEALSARSTEQKILDVSQDGGIVSALLCYALDEGIIEGAVVAGTPDENWRPVPTVVTSSDEVIAAAGTKYSMSPTLSALKEATRQYGLEKVGVVATPCQVQGLRKAKAYPFTRFVTEKVNLIIGIYCMENFPMASLDTFATAKLGFDSLTEASKMDIGKGKFWLTKDGEDKGLAIKETHGYEQAGCNVCQDYVAEWADVSTGSVGSPDGWSTVLTRTDDGDSIFKAAVDAGLIETKPMDDVKPGLPLLEKLAKGKKDKNTKERERRAKMGVRIPTIY; from the coding sequence ATGCCATTAGGTACTTATAAAGAAGCATTATCTGCAAGATCTACTGAACAAAAGATCTTAGATGTATCACAAGACGGAGGAATTGTTTCTGCATTACTCTGTTATGCACTCGATGAAGGTATTATTGAAGGTGCTGTAGTTGCTGGAACTCCTGATGAAAATTGGAGACCTGTTCCTACTGTTGTAACTTCATCTGATGAAGTAATCGCAGCTGCCGGAACTAAATATTCCATGTCCCCAACTTTATCCGCTTTAAAAGAAGCAACCCGTCAATACGGTCTTGAAAAAGTTGGTGTAGTTGCAACTCCATGTCAAGTACAAGGTTTAAGAAAAGCTAAAGCTTATCCATTCACTAGATTCGTCACTGAAAAAGTAAACTTAATCATCGGTATCTACTGTATGGAAAACTTCCCTATGGCTTCTCTTGATACTTTTGCAACTGCTAAATTAGGATTTGACTCCTTAACTGAAGCAAGCAAAATGGATATCGGAAAAGGTAAATTCTGGTTAACCAAAGATGGCGAAGACAAAGGTTTAGCTATTAAAGAAACCCACGGATACGAACAAGCTGGATGTAACGTATGTCAAGATTACGTTGCTGAATGGGCAGATGTATCTACCGGTTCTGTAGGTTCTCCAGATGGTTGGTCTACTGTTTTAACCAGAACTGATGATGGTGACAGTATCTTTAAAGCAGCTGTTGATGCTGGTTTAATTGAAACCAAACCAATGGATGATGTAAAACCAGGTCTTCCTTTACTTGAAAAATTAGCTAAAGGTAAAAAAGATAAAAATACCAAAGAACGTGAAAGAAGAGCTAAAATGGGAGTACGTATCCCTACAATTTACTAA